A single window of Debaryomyces hansenii CBS767 chromosome F complete sequence DNA harbors:
- a CDS encoding DEHA2F26840p (similar to uniprot|Q9URZ0 Schizosaccharomyces pombe SPAC869 Probable alpha-galactosidase precursor) produces the protein MVFLKKLAAISTLLLGSTQAYENGLGLTPQMGWNSWNIYGCDINETIIIGAAEKIKELGLQDLGYEYIVMDDCYQLHERDNTTNKILADPEKFPNGIKHLADSIHDLGFKFGMYSSAGRYTCGGYPGSLHNEELDADTFADWGIDYLKYDNCYNEGNSGTAQISYKRYDKMAKALNATGRPIFYSLCQWGEDNVWNWGSTVSNSWRISGDIYDHFDRYDDRCPCESYECLGLQGYMCSMTNILEKAVPLGQKAGTGQGWNDLDSLEVGNGGMNYDEYVAHFTLWAILKSPLVLGNDVTNMTDEDLGIVKNAQIIEINQDLSAPAHRVWKKSVKGGSLQLFATTLSDETQIVAIFNSGDYEEDTELLFEDIFVDDLTMKNKSYSGKELWTNETSTFEDKISTSVKTHSIKIWKLTEAN, from the coding sequence ATGGTTTTCCTTAAAAAACTTGCAGCTATCTCGACGCTTCTCCTTGGTTCTACACAAGCCTACGAAAATGGATTAGGACTTACACCACAAATGGGGTGGAATTCTTGGAATATTTATGGCTGTGATATTAATGAGACAATCATTATTGGAGCAGCTGAAAAAATAAAGGAATTAGGGTTACAAGATCTTGGGTATGAGTATATTGTCATGGATGATTGTTACCAATTACATGAAAGAGACAATACCACGAACAAGATTCTAGCTGATCCTGAAAAATTTCCCAATGGTATCAAGCACCTCGCCGATTCTATTCATGATTTAGGATTTAAGTTTGGTATGTATTCTTCTGCTGGTAGGTATACATGCGGAGGGTATCCTGGATCTTTACATAACGAAGAACTAGATGCTGATACATTTGCAGATTGGggaattgattatttgaaatatgatAATTGCTACAATGAAGGGAACAGTGGTACAGCGCAAATCAGCTATAAGAGGTATGATAAAATGGCCAAAGCTTTGAATGCCACTGGAAGACCCATTTTCTACTCCTTGTGTCAATGGGGGGAAGATAATGTATGGAATTGGGGGTCTACGGTTTCAAACTCCTGGAGAATTTCTGGGGATATATATGATCACTTTGATCGTTATGACGACCGCTGTCCTTGTGAATCTTACGAATGTCTTGGTCTACAGGGTTACATGTGCTCCATGACTAACATATTAGAGAAAGCTGTTCCTCTTGGACAAAAAGCAGGAACAGGTCAGGGATGGAACGACTTAGATAGTCTTGAAGTAGGAAATGGTGGAATGAATTATGATGAGTATGTTGCTCATTTTACACTTTGGGCTATATTGAAAAGTCCTTTAGTTTTAGGTAATGATGTTACAAATATGACTGACGAAGACTTGGGTATCGTTAAAAATGCTCAAATAATTGAGATTAATCAAGATTTATCTGCCCCAGCACACAGAGTTTGGAAAAAATCTGTCAAAGGAGGATCActtcaattatttgcaaCTACTTTGTCTGATGAGACACAAATTGTAGCAATTTTTAACAGCGGTGATTATGAAGAAGACACAGAActtttatttgaagatatttttgttgatgacTTGACAATGAAAAACAAATCGTATTCTGGTAAAGAATTATGGACGAATGAAACTTCAacatttgaagataaaattaGTACTTCTGTCAAAACACACTCCATTAAGATTTGGAAGTTGACTGAGGCCAATTAA
- a CDS encoding DEHA2F26862p (similar to uniprot|P53099 Saccharomyces cerevisiae YGL186C TPN1 Pyridoxine transporter): MPGTKSEKDIGEGESQLVSSAESYEKSKSSHWISWVYKVDSLGIETRGIERVTPEERELLSQKKKHSKIRQFLNVLGLWVAACGGLTSMSSFFLPTLLFYLNFRDSLVSGLVSLIVGCLVPAYCSTMGAKSGCRQMVTAKFLFGCWGVRIVAIIVIISSLGWSVVNCVLGGEVLAALSGVPLSVGVVIISIISLVVAVFGIKIVLRFQNIIAIPITIASILFYVVVCKKYDYINITNEMLAKENQSAATVRGNWLSFFTIGYSVTATWGAGASDYYILFPENTPSWQVFLITFIGISVPTTFVALISIICGTIAYSYKPWNDAYLEFGVGGLINEACKPWGNFGKLIVVLLYISLVCNNIMNTYSSAFEFQLIDPKLASIPRWCWAILCTMIYLVISLVGREHLFTILGNFLPMLAYWISMYITILLEENFIFRRPKSTRKLHYREFEKDATEETEQSNREDYLYNWDCWNKPRSITFGIAALVSFAIGIVGAVVGMNQVYWQGWIARNIGDYGGDIGFWICMAFTGITYPFLRYMELKCYGK; encoded by the coding sequence atgcCAGGAACAAAGTCGGAAAAGGATATAGGAGAAGGCGAGCTGCAACTTGTTTCTTCAGCAGAAAGTTATGAAAAAAGTAAAAGTAGCCATTGGATCTCATGGGTATATAAAGTAGACTCATTAGGAATAGAAACTAGGGGTATAGAAAGAGTGACGCCAGAAGAGAGAGAGTTGTTATCACAGAAAAAGAAACATTCAAAGATTAGACAATTTCTTAATGTTTTGGGATTATGGGTAGCAGCATGCGGTGGTTTGACGTCAATGTCATCCTTTTTTCTACCAACACTATTATTTTACTTGAATTTTCGTGATTCTCTAGTTAGTGGCCTTGTTTCCTTGATTGTAGGTTGTCTTGTCCCTGCCTACTGTTCAACAATGGGCGCAAAATCAGGATGCCGTCAAATGGTTACGGCTAAGTTCTTATTTGGATGCTGGGGTGTTAGAATAGTAGCAATTATTGTAATAATTAGCAGCCTTGGATGGTCAGTAGTCAATTGTGTTTTGGGAGGTGAAGTGCTTGCTGCACTTTCTGGAGTTCCATTATCAGTAGGTGTAGTGATTATATCTATTATAAGTTTGGTGGTAGCCGTTTTCGGTATTAAAATAGTCCTcagatttcaaaatattattgcaATTCCTATAACAATAGCTTCGATTTTGTTCTACGTGGTCGTATGTAAAAAATatgattatattaatattacaAATGAAATGCTTGCAAAGGAAAATCAATCCGCAGCGACCGTCAGAGGGAACTGGCTTTCATTCTTTACAATCGGTTATTCTGTCACCGCAACATGGGGCGCAGGTGCTTCTGactattatattttgttcCCCGAGAATACTCCGTCGTGGCAAGTTTTTTTGATAACCTTCATAGGTATATCAGTGCCCACTACATTCGTTGCCTTAATTAGTATAATTTGTGGTACAATTGCTTATTCGTATAAGCCATGGAATGATGCATACCTAGAGTTTGGAGTTGGGGGACTAATTAATGAGGCTTGCAAACCATGGGGAAACTTTGGCAAACTTATTGTTGTGcttttatatatttcattagtGTGCAATAATATTATGAACACATATTCAAGTGCATTTGAATTCCAATTGATTGATCCTAAATTAGCCAGTATTCCAAGGTGGTGCTGGGCAATATTATGCACCATGATATATCTCGTTATATCTTTGGTCGGTAGAGAGCACTTGTTCACAATTTTAGGAAACTTTTTGCCTATGTTAGCCTATTGGATTTCCATGTACATtacaattcttcttgaagaaaatttcatttttagaCGTCCAAAAAGCACTCGAAAGTTGCATTATagagaatttgaaaaggaTGCAACAGAGGAAACAGAGCAATCGAATAGGGaagattatttatataattggGATTGTTGGAATAAGCCTCGTCTGATAACATTCGGAATTGCAGCACTTGTGTCATTTGCAATAGGAATAGTGGGTGCCGTCGTAGGTATGAACCAAGTTTATTGGCAAGGATGGATTGCTAGAAATATTGGAGACTATGGTGGGGACATTGGATTTTGGATATGTATGGCCTTTACTGGTATAACATATCCATTTTTAAGATACATGGAACTCAAGTGTTACGGAAAATAG
- a CDS encoding DEHA2F26884p (similar to uniprot|P25362 Saccharomyces cerevisiae YCR020C PET18 Protein required for respiratory growth and stability of the mitochondrial genome), with product MGHIIDDLLEKYKERYQKAITHALTKELCEGTLPDFKLFTYLTQDLKFFQLGMNVFGKTLAYCDNTDSAIILSKQIGFIANDENDYFDNCLTQLKETSKPELEQHCCKMLLGPDSPVLPSVEKYLQYLKHLAHESSSYVEIITFMYLMEQVYLGWADFHILKGNVREDLPYKYKEWIILHSGDKFTSWVEFLKREVNRAVVSQDDRSSCEEAFLMALNLEIAFFDSCYSYKE from the coding sequence ATGGGTCACATCATAGACGATTTACTAGAAAAATACAAAGAAAGGTATCAGAAAGCCATAACTCATGCTTtaacaaaagaattatGCGAAGGAACTTTGCCCGATTTCAAGCTCTTCACATACTTAACACAAGACTTAAAGTTCTTCCAATTAGGAATGAACGTCTTTGGTAAGACATTGGCCTATTGCGATAATACAGACTCGGCCATTATTTTAAGCAAACAGATAGGTTTCATTGCCAATGATGAGAACGATTACTTTGATAACTGCTTGACTCAATTGAAGGAAACCAGTAAACCTGAATTAGAGCAACATTGTTGCAAAATGTTGCTTGGTCCTGATTCACCTGTATTACCTCtggttgaaaaatatcttcaatatttaaaacatTTAGCACATGAATCCCTGTCATATGTTGAGATTATTACTTTCATGTATTTGATGGAGCAGGTCTATCTTGGGTGGGCTGATTTCCATATTCTCAAAGGGAATGTTCGTGAAGACTTGCCATACAAGTATAAAGAGTGGATTATTCTTCATAGTGGAGATAAATTTACTTCTTGGGTAGAATTCTTAAAAAGAGAAGTGAATAGGGCAGTAGTGTCACAAGATGATCGTTCTCTGTGTGAAGAAGCGTTTTTAATGGCTCTAAACTTGGAAATTGCATTTTTCGATTCGTGTTATTCGTATAAAGAGTAG
- a CDS encoding DEHA2F26906p (weakly similar to CA5669|IPF1264 Candida albicans IPF1264), with translation MNKKRNRQILVCANCHKKKRKCDKEVPCSSCIKLSIESTCSYSSLSRKRQHVMDDELCATQEFSKQNSRETTDELTESINDEHREDLSDRIETLNRKVKELETVLTTSALGNNPNSIPINYIEGRDTFMQELRNSSKSVCLNREANRGLIGFNPVQSDERKFNFLNTFNTSSNVPVSPYGPLRYLILIKQDPAGVLLTSYFKSPSSKNFEHFSSPHIADLEKLDEKSRHFYADSYIKKVGKDCTMADIIEVKDAISKFGLTLGLSFNTAAQLENENSLLDKIKFILPNNNALNLLLNLFFEILYPHFPILDEASFRSDILRIFGEELNDSQRNRIETIKIRNRHDIAVVVTLLILIRLSYLSLFNNDVRKNENMLNSQNYSLYIRNKKYLLENPIPIETIDIAKLCIRELDLISLPNLAIFQASLMMQIYQTYAPEENTFTRTESPVSIGNLYQMANSLFLNRDPDYILYYADRRMEEKVKILSRRLWYFLTILDIEDSILYGTQIYTVQSNYDTKIPSVPRNSPDRHMGIETEIVTAIEALQPVIKSAHGYLERIFRVNSDMTISELAKYLSGFEILVQENLGTLNDYLNTDMTVPKFLKIQKFKLYLYCKIMLSSTYYCLFLYYEVNKNLSLSLFYLKKLIQTIGSELAGISRSLMDNCDEYFGPAFTLILSPILQIFSRMESLTFSIQMRVKCTQKSLEKKFLARVMSKETLKLYDKTLENLLSVFSSLMNSNRNFMSSFKTRYYFAWKYTQSIIYGLNIVADDNLYADEEKTENASLKYSLHDICELENLLTSCVNSKEKDSSCPKNDISTFSRYRKIDKDSIGNQEDAGSIRDLMHDIQVDKLWRSLDFFKEESYGRHFRGIWSKFEKSETNRDSFPGNLSLENSNVIANTEIDVMLQESDPFREFGIEDFFFDNEFYNRLSHLH, from the coding sequence ATGAATAAGAAGAGAAACAGACAAATACTTGTTTGTGCCAACTGccacaagaagaaaagaaaatgtGACAAAGAAGTGCCCTGTTCGAGCTGTATTAAATTAAGCATTGAAAGTACGTGCTCGTATAGTTCCTTATCGCGTAAAAGACAACACGTAATGGACGATGAACTCTGCGCTACTCAGGAATTTTCCAAGCAAAATAGCAGGGAGACCACGGATGAGTTAACTGAGAGTATAAATGACGAACACCGTGAAGACTTAAGTGACCGAATTGAGACTCTCAATAGAAAAgtaaaagaattagaaacTGTTTTAACTACATCTGCGTTAGGTAACAACCCAAATTCCATACCcataaattatatagagGGGCGAGATACGTTTATGCAAGAATTAAGAAATTCGTCAAAATCGGTTTGCTTAAACCGGGAAGCTAATAGGGGATTGATAGGTTTCAATCCAGTACAACTGGATGAGagaaaattcaattttttaaatacatTCAACACAAGCTCTAATGTCCCAGTTTCTCCATATGGTCCATTAAGGTATCTTATCTTAATAAAACAAGATCCTGCAGGAGTATTATTAACTAGCTATTTTAAATCGCCttcatcaaagaattttgaaCATTTCTCATCGCCACATATTGCTGACCTAGAAAAATTGGATGAAAAGTCCCGTCATTTCTATGCCGATAGTTATATTAAGAAGGTAGGAAAAGACTGTACTATGGctgatattattgaagtGAAGGATGCAATCTCTAAGTTCGGACTAACTTTAGGATTAAGTTTTAACACAGCAGCACAGCTTGAGAATGAGAACAGTTTATTGGATAAAATAAAGTTTATATTGCCGAATAATAATGCACTCAATTTACTTTTAAActtattctttgaaattctATATCCCCATTTTCCAATCTTAGATGAAGCTAGTTTCCGGTCAGATATTCTTCGAATATTTGGCGAAGAGCTTAATGATTCCCAAAGAAATAGAATAGAAACCATAAAAATCAGGAATAGACATGATATAGCGGTTGTTGTAACACTATTAATACTAATCAGATTAAGTTATTTATCGTTATTTAATAACGATGTGCGGAAAAATGAAAACATGTTAAATTcacaaaattattcattatatatcaGAAACAAAAAATATCTTTTAGAGAATCCCATACCAATAGAAACAATAGATATAGCGAAATTATGTATTAGAGAATTAGACCTAATTTCGTTACCAAACTTGGCAATTTTTCAGGCCTCGCTCATGATGCAGATTTATCAAACCTATGCGCCCGAAGAGAATACTTTCACTAGAACAGAATCTCCAGTTAGTATCGGAAACTTGTATCAAATGGCAAATTCCTTGTTTTTAAATAGAGACCCGGACTATATTCTATATTACGCTGATAGGAGAATGGAGGAAAAAGTGAAAATATTGAGTCGGCGTTTATGGTATTTTTTAACTATCttagatattgaagattcaatattatacgGCACTCAAATTTATACCGTTCAGTCAAACTATGATACGAAGATACCATCAGTCCCTAGAAATAGTCCTGATCGCCATATGGGTATAGAAACTGAAATAGTAACCGCAATAGAAGCTTTGCAGCCTGTAATTAAATCTGCACATGGGTATCTAGAAAGAATATTCAGGGTCAATTCAGATATGACAATATCTGAGTTGGCTAAATACTTGTCTGGCTTTGAAATTCTagttcaagaaaatttagGAACACTAAATGATTATCTTAATACTGACATGACTGTTCccaaattcttgaagatacaaaaatttaaattatatttatattgcaaaattatgCTACTGTCAACCTATTATTGCTTATTCCTTTATTATGAGGTAAATAAGAACTTACTGTTGAGTcttttttatttgaaaaaactTATACAAACTATAGGTTCTGAATTGGCAGGCATCTCTAGGAGCCTTATGGATAATTGCgatgaatattttggtCCGGCGTTTACGTTGATTTTGAGTCCtatattgcaaatatttAGTCGTATGGAACTGCTTACATTTCTGATCCAAATGCGAGTAAAGTGTACACAGAAGTCattagaaaagaaatttctTGCGAGAGTTATGAGTAAGGAGACCTTAAAGCTATATGATAAAACACTTGAGAACCTATTATCTGTTTTTAGTAGTTTAATGAATTCTAATAGAAATTTCATGAGCCTGTTCAAAACCAGATATTATTTCGCTTGGAAATATACACAGTCAATTATATATGGTTTGAACATTGTTGCTGACGACAATCTTTAtgctgatgaagaaaaaacAGAGAATGCTTCGTTAAAGTATTCTTTACATGATATTTGTGAGCtagaaaatttattaacatCTTGTGTAAACTCTAAGGAAAAGGATTCGAGCTGTCCTAAAAATGACATATCCACGTTTAGTCGTTACAGAAAAATTGACAAAGATTCAATAGGAAATCAAGAAGATGCTGGATCAATAAGGGATTTAATGCACGACATTCAAGTGGACAAATTATGGAGACTGTTGGATTtttttaaagaagaatCCTATGGCCGTCATTTCAGAGGCATATGGTCaaagtttgaaaaatctgAAACTAACCGCGATTCATTTCCAGGGAATTTATCacttgaaaattcaaatgtTATAGCCAATACTGAAATTGATGTCATGCTCCAGGAGAGCGATCCTTTTAGGGAATTCGGGATTGAAgactttttttttgataatgagtTTTACAACAGACTTagtcatcttcattaa
- a CDS encoding DEHA2F26950p (some similarities with uniprot|P40100 Saccharomyces cerevisiae YER185W Hypothetical ORF), whose protein sequence is MKRLPDSRPKENIEESESQSVKSCIIFFRQAGGAGIMAQGNSSSIKTGENVIIGGLIVQIVFFGMFIVVESFFHNRVLKHPNECAMITRNIPSQLKNWDYVLLTLLVALFLYS, encoded by the coding sequence atgaAAAGGTTGCCTGATTCAAGGCCGAAAGAGAACATAGAAGAGAGCGAGCTGCAATCAGTAAAAAGTTGTATTATCTTTTTTAGGCAAGCAGGCGGTGCAGGTATTATGGCTCAAGGTAATCTGTCATCCATAAAAACCGGAGAAAATGTAATTATTGGTGGTTTGATAGTTCAGATAGTTTTCTTTGGGATGTTTATTGTTGTGGAACTGTTCTTTCATAATAGAGTCCTTAAACACCCTAACGAGTGCGCTATGATTACTAGAAATATTCCCTCTCAATTAAAGAACTGGGATTATGTCTTGCTTACACTTTTAGTTGCTCTATTCCTATATTCATAA
- a CDS encoding DEHA2F26972p (some similarities with uniprot|P25362 Saccharomyces cerevisiae YCR020C PET18 Protein required for respiratory growth and stability of the mitochondrial genome) encodes MEQVYLGWADFHLLKGNVRENLRYKYMEWIVLHSGDKFTSWVEFLKNEVNRAVVSQDYRSRFEESFLKALSLELDFFDSCYSYKE; translated from the coding sequence atgGAGCAGGTTTATCTTGGGTGGGCTGATTTCCATCTTCTCAAGGGAAATGTTCGTGAAAACTTACGATACAAATATATGGAGTGGATTGTTCTTCATAGTGGAGATAAATTTACTTCCTGGGTGGAATTCTTAAAAAACGAAGTGAATAGAGCCGTAGTCTCACAAGATTATCGTTCTCGGTTTGAAGAATCCTTCTTAAAGGCTTTAAGTTTGGAATTAGACTTTTTCGATTCGTGTTATTCCTATAAAGAATAG
- a CDS encoding DEHA2F26994p (weakly similar to uniprot|P40100 Saccharomyces cerevisiae YER185W Hypothetical ORF) has product MPNKLGIRDESLKSWKAYNYTPSKAAAAIFIVLFGLATIFQVYQIVKTTASKHFTRSEKHVLWIMLPFVLGGIFEVIGYIGRLLSSNDVTVLGPYIIQSILLLVAPALYAATLYMSLGRLIQRMECQRYSIIPLKYLTKIFVVGDVVSFLMQAGGGGIMSSGDQSSMKTGERVIIGGLIVQIVFFGMFMVVEVIFHYRVLKHPNECAMFIRNIPSQFNNWNSILLTLLACSILIFVRSIFRLIEYIQGNDGYLISHEAFLYGFDAALMFLNMVIFISQDIGKYYVAFRTFKYGTTDSFHSSGSISTDKEALVGRYML; this is encoded by the coding sequence ATGCCAAATAAACTAGGAATCAGAGATGAATCGTTAAAGTCCTGGAAGGCCTATAATTATACACCTTCAAAGGCAGCAGCAGCTATATTTATTGTGTTATTTGGTTTGGCGACTATTTTCCAGGTTTACCAAATTGTGAAAACAACGGCCTCAAAACATTTTACTAGAAGCGAAAAACATGTGTTATGGATTATGCTACCTTTTGTATTAGGGGGAATTTTTGAAGTCATAGGGTATATTGGAAGACTTTTATCAAGTAATGATGTCACTGTCCTTGGACCATACATTATCCaatcaattcttttgttAGTTGCACCTGCCTTGTATGCTGCCACTTTATACATGTCTCTTGGCCGTTTGATTCAGCGCATGGAGTGTCAAAGATACTCAATTATCCcattgaagtatttaacCAAGATCTTTGTGGTCGGTGATGTGGTGTCGTTCTTAATGCAGGCTGGTGGTGGAGGAATTATGTCTTCGGGTGACCAATCATCCATGAAGACCGGGGAACGCGTGATTATTGGTGGTTTGATAGTTCAGATAGTTTTCTTTGGGATGTTCATGGTCGTGGAAGTGATCTTTCATTATAGAGTCCTTAAACACCCAAATGAATGTGCTATGTTTATCAGAAATATACCCTcacaattcaataattggaatTCTATTTTGCTCACCCTTTTAGCCTGCTCAATACTTATATTCGTAAGATCTATATTCagattaattgaatatattcaagGAAATGATGGGTATCTTATTTCGCATGAAGCATTTCTTTATGGTTTTGATGCAGCGCTCATGTTCTTGAATATGGTGATCTTTATTTCGCAagatattggaaaatacTATGTTGCATTTAGAACATTTAAATATGGCACAACTGATAGTTTTCATAGTTCAggatcaatttcaacagATAAAGAAGCGTTGGTCGGAAGATATATGCTTTAA
- a CDS encoding DEHA2F27016p (similar to uniprot|P40445 Saccharomyces cerevisiae YIL166C Hypothetical ORF member of the Dal5p subfamily of the major facilitator family), with translation MSLRFLRGSQEKKQQVDIVNKEYEVESDSSSEKLEHVFQDPLVAEHYAKIYSDCEYECRDHFDPDFTWTAEEERKVVWKNDWYVTFWAFFMFTALDFDRNNISQALSDNMLEDLGMTTNDYNVGKTINLVCFLAAELPSQLLSKKVGPDIWIPSQIVLWSIVSMTQAAITNKVGFFVTRGLLGALQGGFICDICLWMSYFYTSKEFPFRLSLFYIANPLTAVWSSLLAFALLKIKTNALPEGWKWLFLVEGLFTLIVGLVSYFKMPASAVQTKTWFRKKGWYTDREEKIVVNRILRDDPTKGDMNNRQPVSPKELVKSLLDYDLWPVYIIRLLGDIGASPTSNYLTLTLRKLGFSTFKTNLLSIPYNILMIITMLASGYVSEIINSRALVLATIPIWILSCLFPLRYWPGSQVDVWGTFAILTVILGACPTWPLTISWCSANSNSVRNRAVSAAVVNVFSQTAAIIAANIYRDDDAPAYHRGNVVLIGCAFGALGSCILARYYYIFRNRQKEKAWNALTIEEQEDYVKNTTDDTNKRLDFKFTY, from the coding sequence ATGAGTTTAAGGTTTTTGAGAGGTTCCCAAGAAAAGAAGCAACAAGTTGATATTGTTAACAAGGAATACGAAGTTGAGTCCGACAGCTCATCTGAGAAGTTGGAACATGTTTTTCAAGATCCACTTGTTGCCGAGCATTATGCCAAGATATACTCAGATTGTGAATATGAATGTAGGGACCATTTTGATCCAGATTTTACATGGACTgccgaagaagaaagaaaggtAGTATGGAAAAACGATTGGTATGTCACATTTTGGGCTTTCTTTATGTTTACAGCTTTGGATTTTGAcagaaataatatatcacAAGCTTTGTCCGATAACATGTTGGAAGACCTAGGAATGACTACAAATGATTATAATGTCGGTAAAACGATTAATTTGGTATGTTTCCTAGCAGCGGAGTTGCCATCCCAATTACTATCTAAGAAGGTCGGACCTGATATTTGGATTCCATCCCAAATTGTTTTGTGGAGTATTGTTTCAATGACTCAGGCAGCTATCACAAACAAAGTGGGCTTCTTTGTTACAAGAGGTCTCTTAGGGGCCCTTCAAGGTGGATTCATTTGTGACATATGCTTATGGATGTCCTACTTTTATACCTCAAAGGAATTTCCATTTCGTTTATCCTTATTTTACATTGCTAACCCTTTAACTGCTGTATGGTCAAGTTTATTGGCTTTTGCTTTATTAAAGATCAAAACCAACGCGCTCCCTGAAGGCTGGAAGTGGTTGTTTCTTGTTGAAGGGCTTTTTACTTTGATAGTTGGATTGGTTTCATACTTTAAAATGCCCGCATCAGCTGTCCAAACTAAAACATGGTTCCGCAAAAAGGGATGGTACACTGATAGGGAAGAGAAAATTGTCGTTAATAGAATCTTACGTGATGATCCAACCAAGGGCGATATGAATAATAGACAGCCAGTTAGCCCCAAGGAATTGGTTAAAAGTTTATTGGACTATGATTTATGGCCCGTTTATATTATCAGACTTTTGGGTGATATTGGGGCTTCCCCAACTAGTAACTACTTGACTTTAACACTCAGAAAACTTGGTTTCTCAACATTCAAGACTAACCTATTGAGCATTCCTTACaatatattgatgattattACTATGCTTGCTTCAGGTTATGTATcagaaatcattaatagCAGAGCATTAGTGCTAGCAACTATTCCAATATGGATTCTTTCGTGCTTGTTTCCCTTGAGATATTGGCCTGGTTCTCAAGTTGATGTATGGGGAACTTTTGCCATACTTACAGTTATTTTAGGTGCATGTCCCACATGGCCGCTCACCATATCATGGTGTTCAGCGAATTCCAATTCCGTTAGAAATCGTGCAGTTTCAGCAGCAGTTGTGAATGTGTTCTCACAAACCGCTGCGATTATTGCAGCAAATATATACAGGGATGATGATGCACCAGCCTATCATAGAGGGAATGTGGTATTAATAGGATGCGCTTTTGGTGCTTTGGGTTCTTGCATTCTTGCGAGGTACTATTACATATTCAGAAACAGGCAGAAGGAAAAAGCTTGGAACGCATTAACAATCGAGGAACAAGAAGATTATGTCAAAAATACTACTGATGACACCAACAAGCGTCTTGACTTTAAATTCACTTACTGA